In Dyadobacter subterraneus, a single genomic region encodes these proteins:
- a CDS encoding SDR family oxidoreductase encodes MTTNSNSKKLVLVTGGSGFIAVHCILQLLEAGYQVRTTVRSLTREPDVRAMLKEGGFEAGDRLSFIVAELGSDANWIEAITGCTYVLHVASPTPLNQYEHEDEMIIPAREGVLRVLRIARKSGVKRVVLTSAVGAIVYGHKPQTIPFTEKDWTITTGDVPAYQKSKTLAERAAWDFIEREGDGLELSVVNPVGVLGPVLGPDYSHSIHFLKSMMEGKMPGCPKVNSSYVDVRDVADLHLRVMTEPAAKGQRFIATAGESIWMVDIAKILKQNMSALANKVNAKELPNTLVRIAALTNPVAKAIIPFLGKVMNTTNKKAVSMLGWSPRSTEEAITATAESLIRLGIVK; translated from the coding sequence ATGACAACAAATTCAAATAGTAAAAAATTAGTGTTGGTAACCGGTGGATCCGGATTCATCGCCGTGCATTGTATTCTGCAATTGTTAGAAGCAGGTTATCAGGTGAGAACTACCGTCAGGTCATTAACGCGCGAACCTGATGTAAGGGCCATGCTAAAAGAAGGCGGTTTTGAAGCCGGTGATCGCTTATCATTTATAGTCGCAGAATTAGGGTCAGATGCAAATTGGATCGAAGCCATCACAGGATGTACTTATGTGCTGCATGTGGCATCCCCAACCCCTTTGAACCAATATGAGCACGAGGATGAAATGATTATACCTGCCCGAGAAGGTGTACTTCGCGTTTTACGGATCGCTCGTAAGTCAGGTGTAAAACGTGTGGTGCTTACCTCCGCAGTCGGCGCAATAGTTTACGGACACAAACCTCAAACAATTCCTTTTACAGAAAAAGACTGGACGATCACAACCGGAGATGTGCCTGCTTACCAAAAATCAAAAACGCTGGCTGAGAGGGCAGCGTGGGATTTTATTGAAAGGGAAGGCGATGGGCTGGAACTTTCAGTAGTTAATCCGGTTGGCGTTTTAGGGCCCGTACTGGGTCCCGATTATTCGCATTCCATTCACTTTCTTAAAAGTATGATGGAAGGAAAAATGCCGGGCTGCCCAAAGGTTAACTCTTCTTATGTAGATGTGCGCGATGTAGCTGATCTGCATTTGCGGGTGATGACTGAACCGGCAGCGAAAGGACAACGCTTTATTGCCACTGCGGGCGAGAGTATCTGGATGGTGGATATCGCTAAAATATTAAAACAAAATATGAGCGCTTTGGCCAACAAGGTAAATGCAAAAGAATTGCCGAACACGCTGGTGCGGATTGCAGCACTGACAAATCCCGTGGCAAAAGCCATTATTCCATTTTTGGGCAAAGTGATGAATACAACCAATAAAAAAGCAGTAAGCATGCTAGGTTGGTCACCCCGTTCTACGGAAGAAGCAATAACAGCCACTGCCGAAAGCCTGATTCGCTTAGGAATTGTTAAATAA
- a CDS encoding SH3 domain-containing protein, whose amino-acid sequence MQALINKNLIFWIILGSILPKCEVFSASKNELKRADSLFAMAKYSEATVLYKKNFGNDEKNNQSLLLKLAFLAEKTNDYTDCLYYLSKLALITPSRRLFEKMDKLASEQNLKGYEFDDYNYFIIFYRRYGDYIPILLLTLGAYIVLIMVMKVRRKEPILKIHKISIIFYLVALLGLLNIPSLYKTCIIVNANTFLRDEPSSAAQVVEKVGKGHKLTIVGSVDHWDRVIWNNRIVYVRKSDLWNI is encoded by the coding sequence ATGCAAGCCCTGATAAATAAAAACCTAATTTTCTGGATCATTTTGGGCTCAATATTACCCAAATGTGAAGTGTTTTCGGCCAGTAAAAATGAATTAAAAAGAGCTGATTCTCTGTTCGCTATGGCGAAGTATTCGGAGGCAACGGTGCTGTACAAAAAAAATTTCGGAAATGATGAAAAAAATAATCAAAGTCTGCTTTTGAAGCTCGCTTTTTTGGCTGAGAAGACAAATGACTATACCGATTGTCTGTATTATCTCAGCAAACTTGCTTTAATAACCCCGTCCAGAAGACTTTTTGAAAAAATGGATAAACTGGCCTCTGAGCAGAATCTAAAAGGCTATGAATTTGACGATTATAATTATTTTATAATTTTTTACCGCCGTTATGGTGATTACATCCCGATTTTGCTCCTAACTTTGGGGGCATACATCGTTCTGATCATGGTCATGAAAGTGCGCCGGAAAGAACCAATCTTAAAAATTCACAAGATTTCAATTATTTTCTATCTTGTAGCCTTGCTGGGACTGCTAAATATTCCGTCGCTCTATAAAACGTGTATAATTGTTAACGCTAACACCTTTTTGAGAGATGAACCCTCATCCGCTGCACAAGTGGTTGAAAAGGTCGGAAAAGGGCACAAATTGACGATTGTAGGCTCAGTAGATCACTGGGACCGGGTTATCTGGAACAACCGGATTGTCTACGTCAGGAAAAGCGATTTATGGAATATTTAA
- a CDS encoding DEAD/DEAH box helicase, with protein MKFEDYHIVPEIKRSLEKAGFKRPTDIQFKAIQPIMKGEDVLAIAQTGTGKTAAFAIPIIDILHRRKSASRPEGIKCIVMVPTRELAIQITEVFERIGQYTKVKAFSVFGGVEQGPQIAQLEKGIDILVATPGRMFDLVSQGHIKLNRIEILVLDEADHMLDLGFIKDIQDLIKFLPNTRQTLFFSATINEKIKKLAYSLVRNAIRIQISPNDKVAKNITHSVAFIGMDDKRFFLERIVGENAESKILVFVRTKVRAERVYKALERMGIKSVTIHGDKEQDDRLEAMNSFRKGEVKILIATDVSARGIDIANVDFVVNYDLPDQAENYVHRVGRTGRGTHKGFAVSFCSPEEKPMLEEIQEFLGKPIEVLKITGQEYSETIDFSAEPKDDLKALMQEVDDFESKRKKKKKK; from the coding sequence ATGAAATTCGAAGATTACCACATTGTTCCCGAAATAAAACGAAGTCTGGAAAAAGCCGGGTTCAAGCGTCCAACCGATATTCAGTTCAAGGCCATTCAACCCATTATGAAGGGTGAAGATGTACTTGCCATAGCACAAACCGGAACGGGAAAAACAGCTGCTTTTGCGATACCCATTATCGATATTTTACATCGTAGAAAATCAGCAAGCCGGCCAGAGGGAATAAAATGTATCGTGATGGTACCAACCCGGGAACTTGCAATCCAGATCACCGAAGTATTTGAACGAATTGGCCAATATACCAAAGTAAAGGCATTCAGTGTGTTTGGTGGCGTTGAACAGGGACCACAGATTGCACAGTTGGAAAAAGGTATTGACATACTTGTGGCAACTCCGGGAAGAATGTTCGATCTGGTTAGCCAGGGACATATTAAACTGAATCGAATAGAAATACTTGTACTGGATGAAGCGGATCATATGCTTGATCTGGGTTTTATAAAGGATATTCAGGATCTGATTAAATTTCTTCCGAATACGCGTCAGACGTTATTTTTCTCTGCTACAATTAACGAGAAAATTAAAAAACTGGCTTATTCGCTCGTTAGAAATGCCATACGTATACAGATATCGCCCAATGATAAAGTTGCCAAAAATATTACACACTCGGTAGCTTTTATCGGAATGGATGACAAACGTTTCTTTTTGGAAAGAATCGTTGGAGAGAATGCTGAAAGTAAGATTCTTGTTTTTGTGCGCACCAAAGTTCGTGCAGAAAGAGTATATAAGGCTCTCGAAAGAATGGGAATTAAAAGTGTGACCATTCATGGAGATAAGGAGCAGGATGATCGTCTTGAAGCAATGAATTCTTTCCGAAAAGGAGAAGTTAAAATACTGATTGCCACAGATGTAAGCGCCAGAGGAATTGATATTGCCAATGTGGATTTTGTTGTAAATTATGACCTTCCTGATCAGGCAGAAAACTATGTTCACCGTGTTGGCCGCACGGGCCGGGGAACGCATAAGGGATTTGCAGTTTCGTTTTGCAGTCCGGAAGAAAAACCGATGCTGGAAGAAATTCAGGAATTCCTTGGCAAGCCTATTGAAGTCTTAAAAATTACAGGCCAGGAATATTCAGAAACGATCGATTTCAGTGCTGAGCCAAAAGATGATCTGAAAGCATTAATGCAGGAAGTTGATGATTTTGAATCAAAAAGAAAAAAGAAGAAAAAGAAATAA
- a CDS encoding chaperone modulator CbpM, with translation METDQLISIDIFCRHYKVEYSFVQSLREVGLIDTVLVQETQYLQIPQLQNLERMIRLHDDLDVNLEGIEVVQHLLKRVEYMQDEIISLKNRLRLYESNE, from the coding sequence ATGGAAACTGATCAGCTAATTTCGATTGATATTTTTTGTCGTCATTATAAAGTTGAGTATTCTTTCGTCCAGTCGCTTCGGGAAGTTGGACTAATTGATACTGTTTTGGTGCAGGAAACACAATATCTTCAAATTCCACAATTGCAAAATCTGGAAAGAATGATACGTTTGCACGATGATCTGGACGTTAACCTGGAAGGAATTGAAGTAGTTCAACATCTGTTGAAACGTGTTGAATATATGCAGGATGAGATCATTTCATTAAAAAACCGGTTGAGACTTTACGAATCCAACGAGTAG
- a CDS encoding VF530 family DNA-binding protein, with translation MEGQLNNPLHGKTLESILNELVDYFGWEQLGYHININSFNHEPSVKSSLKFLRKTPWARKKVEDLYLKMLDNK, from the coding sequence ATGGAAGGCCAGCTGAATAATCCGTTGCACGGAAAAACATTAGAATCAATATTGAATGAACTGGTTGATTATTTTGGGTGGGAACAACTTGGATATCATATCAATATAAATAGTTTTAACCACGAGCCGAGTGTAAAATCCAGTCTAAAATTTTTAAGAAAAACTCCCTGGGCAAGAAAAAAAGTAGAAGATTTATATTTAAAAATGCTGGACAATAAATAA
- a CDS encoding Gfo/Idh/MocA family protein yields the protein MNKREFLKNAAALSSLAMIPAESWAFSADKRLRTAHIGLGGMGQADLASISIHSNVDVVALCDVDSTVLASVAAKFPNAKTYKDYRVMLKEMSKDIDAVIVSTPDHTHAPASIMAMEMNKPVYCQKPLTHYVKEARAMDKIAKDKKLVTQMGIQVHSFYDYKLATLLIQSGIVGKVHTVRAWSPKNWGYNGPVPETGDPVPANLDWNLWQGTSAERPYKDGFYHPGNWRKLVDYGCATLGDMGVHIFDTPYNALQLDVPRTITTNCRKPNGFGYPEKNMVTYEFPGTKYTADTLKWVWYDGIGADKQREDLMLPDGADLHDQGAMFIGEKGRLYLPHFQVMPKLIVDGAYKDIDISQFKLSEPVREYSSEVHKHYHEFVDACLGKATCSAPFSYASRLTETILLGVIAGRFPNKTLHWDAKKAQFAEEEANQYLGGTYRKF from the coding sequence ATGAACAAAAGAGAGTTCCTTAAAAATGCGGCGGCCTTGTCTTCCCTTGCTATGATCCCAGCTGAATCCTGGGCTTTTTCTGCCGATAAACGTTTAAGAACCGCTCACATCGGTTTAGGCGGGATGGGTCAGGCGGACCTGGCCTCTATCTCGATACATAGCAATGTCGATGTGGTAGCACTTTGCGATGTTGATTCAACCGTTTTGGCGAGTGTGGCTGCCAAGTTTCCAAATGCAAAAACATATAAGGATTACCGTGTGATGCTCAAAGAAATGAGTAAGGACATTGACGCAGTGATTGTGTCCACTCCTGATCATACACACGCGCCGGCGTCGATCATGGCTATGGAAATGAATAAACCTGTTTATTGCCAAAAACCACTTACACATTATGTAAAAGAAGCAAGGGCAATGGACAAAATTGCCAAAGACAAAAAACTGGTAACCCAGATGGGCATCCAGGTGCATTCTTTTTACGACTACAAACTGGCTACTTTGCTCATCCAATCGGGCATTGTAGGAAAAGTACACACTGTTAGAGCCTGGTCACCAAAAAACTGGGGTTATAATGGTCCAGTACCTGAAACCGGCGATCCTGTACCGGCCAACCTGGACTGGAATTTATGGCAGGGAACTTCGGCAGAAAGGCCGTACAAAGATGGTTTTTATCATCCCGGCAACTGGCGGAAACTCGTAGATTATGGCTGTGCTACGTTGGGCGATATGGGTGTCCATATTTTTGATACACCGTACAATGCTTTGCAGCTGGATGTACCTAGAACAATCACAACAAATTGCAGAAAACCGAACGGATTTGGATACCCTGAAAAAAACATGGTTACCTATGAATTTCCGGGAACAAAATATACAGCGGATACGCTGAAATGGGTTTGGTATGATGGTATAGGTGCAGATAAACAACGCGAAGATTTGATGCTTCCAGACGGAGCTGATCTGCACGACCAGGGTGCGATGTTCATCGGAGAAAAAGGTAGATTGTATCTTCCGCATTTCCAGGTAATGCCGAAACTTATTGTTGATGGTGCCTATAAGGACATCGATATTTCGCAATTCAAGTTGAGTGAACCGGTTCGGGAGTACAGTTCAGAGGTGCACAAACATTACCATGAGTTTGTGGATGCATGTTTGGGAAAAGCGACTTGCAGCGCGCCATTTTCTTACGCTTCCCGCCTTACAGAAACCATTTTGCTTGGTGTAATTGCCGGCCGATTCCCTAACAAAACATTGCACTGGGATGCAAAAAAAGCACAATTCGCAGAAGAAGAGGCCAACCAATATCTGGGAGGAACATATCGCAAATTCTAG
- a CDS encoding CHRD domain-containing protein — protein sequence MKKPMKRFLLLMTGVAMLGLVSSCKEKGPHEDDVVKFHATINSQPAIPKSSSTAQGTGVFEYNKATKELKYNISYQNVTPTAVTINTANPSWQIGAVTYTLSSNPTGGQVSGSVKNVSTNDQTQLILGAMYVNITSKTYPYGEIRGQIIIDQVEY from the coding sequence ATGAAAAAGCCAATGAAACGTTTTTTACTATTAATGACAGGTGTTGCTATGTTAGGTCTGGTTTCTTCCTGTAAAGAAAAAGGACCGCATGAAGATGATGTAGTAAAATTTCATGCGACAATTAATAGTCAGCCGGCAATTCCTAAATCTTCCTCTACTGCTCAGGGAACAGGCGTATTTGAGTATAACAAGGCGACTAAGGAATTGAAATACAACATTTCTTATCAGAATGTTACACCAACAGCGGTTACAATTAATACGGCTAACCCTTCATGGCAAATTGGTGCTGTCACATACACGTTATCGTCGAATCCAACAGGCGGACAAGTTTCAGGTTCGGTTAAAAATGTTTCAACCAATGATCAAACTCAGCTGATTTTGGGAGCAATGTATGTTAACATTACCAGCAAAACCTATCCGTATGGAGAAATTAGAGGACAGATCATTATTGATCAGGTAGAATATTAA
- a CDS encoding NAD-dependent epimerase/dehydratase family protein, giving the protein MKIILTGATGFLGQEVLKQLLADPTVTEVVLLVRRSTGVINLKLKELILKDFLDYSAITKDIEANACIWCLGVPQSAVTAEEYIRITFEYALYAAKQMLELNSQLRFCFVSGASASQEEKGISLQGRIKGRPERELAFLSNNIFLFRPAFIKPSDSNYKRPLVQTIVRYVTNVLDLFSEAFSIDVAVLANCLIGVAKNGSPNKLMNNLAIKHYQEDFD; this is encoded by the coding sequence ATGAAAATCATACTTACAGGAGCGACAGGATTTCTAGGTCAGGAAGTGTTAAAACAACTCTTGGCAGATCCGACCGTTACGGAAGTCGTTTTGCTGGTTCGCAGGTCGACGGGAGTCATCAATCTAAAATTAAAAGAGCTCATTCTAAAAGATTTTCTGGATTACTCCGCGATAACAAAAGATATTGAGGCAAATGCCTGTATATGGTGTTTAGGGGTTCCGCAGTCGGCTGTAACGGCAGAGGAGTATATCAGGATCACTTTTGAATATGCGTTATATGCCGCAAAGCAGATGCTGGAACTAAATTCGCAATTGAGATTCTGCTTTGTAAGCGGCGCTTCTGCAAGCCAGGAGGAAAAAGGAATTTCTTTGCAGGGACGAATTAAAGGACGCCCTGAAAGAGAGCTGGCATTTCTCAGCAATAACATTTTTTTATTCAGACCTGCTTTTATTAAGCCTTCCGATAGTAATTACAAAAGACCGCTCGTTCAAACCATTGTAAGATATGTTACAAATGTCTTAGATCTTTTTTCGGAAGCTTTTAGTATTGATGTAGCTGTATTAGCCAACTGCCTGATTGGTGTAGCAAAAAATGGATCGCCAAACAAATTAATGAACAACCTTGCTATCAAACATTATCAGGAAGATTTTGATTAA
- a CDS encoding sulfatase-like hydrolase/transferase: protein MLKFKIFSGILIAGLIPFLPANAQKKAAEKTKQPNIIIILTDDMGFSDVGTFGGKFVPTPNIDRIAKEGMKFTQYYSAAPICSPSRTGLLTGMYPGKWNFTTYLDNKKHNKDAEQIDFLNTEAPTMAKFFKKAGYATGHFGKWHMGGGRDVTNAPGFEKYGFDAHASTYESPDPDPALTATNWIWSDKDSIKRWDRTQYFVDKTLDFMQKHKGQPCFVNLWPDDVHTPWVPRTETEYKGKFPMNPQEEEAFKLVLKEYDVQIGRLLDGLKEIGEDKNTIIIFTSDNGPLPSFKGSRAAGLRGSKLSLYEGGTRMPFIVSWPGHIPEGKTDDNSVLNALDLLPSLAKIAGVSLPENYKGDGIDRSTLFFGKPSVRQKDIFWEYGRNNIAYAYPKGEDKSPNLAVRSGNWKLLMNSDGSDVQLYNIVKDKNETSNFEAAQPKLTSELKDKLITWWKSLPKLGSE, encoded by the coding sequence ATGTTAAAATTCAAGATATTTTCAGGCATACTAATCGCTGGATTGATCCCTTTTCTTCCGGCAAATGCTCAGAAAAAAGCAGCTGAAAAAACAAAGCAGCCCAACATTATTATCATACTGACAGACGATATGGGATTTAGTGATGTAGGAACTTTTGGCGGGAAATTCGTTCCAACACCCAATATTGACAGGATCGCGAAAGAAGGAATGAAATTCACACAGTATTATAGCGCCGCTCCAATCTGCTCTCCATCCAGAACAGGTTTGCTCACAGGAATGTATCCGGGAAAATGGAATTTTACCACTTATCTGGATAATAAAAAGCATAACAAGGATGCGGAACAAATTGATTTTTTGAATACGGAAGCACCCACAATGGCGAAATTTTTTAAAAAGGCAGGATATGCAACCGGGCATTTTGGAAAATGGCATATGGGCGGCGGCAGAGATGTGACAAATGCGCCCGGCTTTGAGAAATATGGATTTGACGCACATGCGAGTACATACGAAAGTCCTGATCCGGATCCTGCGCTGACTGCAACAAACTGGATATGGTCGGATAAAGACAGTATCAAAAGATGGGACCGGACGCAGTATTTTGTTGATAAAACACTTGATTTCATGCAGAAACACAAGGGACAGCCATGTTTTGTCAATCTCTGGCCGGATGATGTTCACACGCCCTGGGTACCCAGAACTGAAACTGAATATAAAGGTAAATTTCCGATGAATCCGCAGGAGGAAGAAGCTTTTAAATTGGTGTTGAAAGAATACGACGTACAGATCGGGAGGCTACTGGATGGTTTGAAAGAAATAGGAGAGGACAAAAATACCATCATCATTTTTACAAGTGACAATGGTCCGTTACCTAGTTTCAAAGGAAGCCGGGCAGCAGGTTTAAGAGGATCCAAACTTTCCCTGTATGAGGGTGGTACTAGAATGCCGTTTATTGTTAGCTGGCCTGGTCATATCCCCGAAGGTAAAACAGATGATAACTCCGTATTAAATGCACTTGATTTATTGCCATCGCTGGCAAAAATAGCTGGTGTATCATTACCAGAAAATTATAAAGGAGATGGCATTGACCGAAGTACTTTATTTTTCGGGAAACCTTCTGTCAGGCAAAAGGATATATTCTGGGAATATGGCAGGAATAATATTGCCTATGCCTATCCAAAAGGAGAGGATAAAAGTCCGAATCTGGCGGTGCGTTCTGGTAACTGGAAACTATTAATGAACAGTGATGGCTCGGATGTGCAGCTATACAATATCGTAAAAGATAAAAATGAAACTTCAAATTTCGAAGCAGCACAGCCCAAACTCACCAGCGAGCTAAAAGATAAATTGATAACCTGGTGGAAATCGCTGCCCAAACTTGGTTCAGAATAA
- a CDS encoding DnaJ C-terminal domain-containing protein has translation MAFVDYYQILGIQKTASEKEIKAAYRKLARKYHPDVNPNDQEAQKKFQELNEANEVLSDPEKRKKYDQYGKDWEHGEEYERARQARASSANYGGGFSSGGGDNFSDFFESMFGGSSGFGGGRSGRQTKFRGQDYQAEVHLTLTEAYETHKQTLTVNGKNIRITVPAGIENGQTIKIPGHGGPGSNGGPNGDLFITFSVANDEKFKRLKNDLYLTADLDLYTAVLGGELIIETLSGKVKLPVKAETQNGNVVRLKGKGFPVYKQDGQFGDLYVTFNIKIPTNLTEKQKELFTELSKS, from the coding sequence ATGGCTTTCGTTGATTATTATCAAATACTGGGTATACAAAAAACTGCTTCCGAGAAAGAAATCAAAGCGGCTTACCGGAAGCTGGCCCGAAAATATCATCCTGATGTAAACCCGAACGATCAGGAGGCACAAAAGAAATTTCAGGAACTTAATGAAGCCAATGAGGTTTTGAGCGATCCTGAAAAACGCAAAAAATATGACCAGTACGGAAAAGACTGGGAACATGGGGAAGAATATGAAAGAGCCCGTCAGGCACGTGCATCTTCTGCGAATTATGGCGGAGGATTTTCGTCGGGCGGCGGTGATAATTTCTCTGATTTCTTTGAATCTATGTTTGGTGGCAGTTCCGGATTTGGCGGCGGCCGTTCGGGCAGACAAACAAAATTCAGAGGCCAGGATTATCAGGCAGAAGTTCATCTGACATTAACAGAAGCGTATGAAACACACAAACAAACGCTGACTGTCAATGGCAAGAATATTCGCATAACCGTACCGGCTGGTATAGAAAACGGACAGACAATAAAAATCCCGGGCCATGGTGGCCCTGGCAGTAATGGCGGGCCCAATGGTGATTTGTTTATTACTTTTTCCGTTGCCAATGATGAAAAATTCAAACGTTTAAAAAACGATTTGTATCTCACTGCGGACCTGGATTTGTATACTGCTGTTTTAGGTGGAGAGTTAATTATTGAAACGTTGAGCGGAAAAGTTAAACTTCCAGTCAAAGCGGAGACACAAAACGGAAATGTTGTTCGTTTAAAAGGAAAAGGCTTTCCGGTTTATAAACAGGATGGCCAATTTGGAGATTTGTATGTAACTTTTAATATAAAAATCCCGACAAACCTAACTGAGAAACAAAAGGAGCTTTTTACTGAATTATCAAAATCCTAA
- a CDS encoding helix-turn-helix domain-containing protein, with translation MEASTAKNVAEVFISCKKEKHYSRELILPNPALVRVISGEVRIVTADKLYQFFPGDTVLIPRNQLGRMSKLPLDGEPCVAISIVFRPDVLRQYYLAHPLINKASDNSREMLLEDHPLLESLFNSLTPYFKLADALPADLAVFKMEEAIRVLRAIDTRVDCLLGQFEEPGKIDLVDFMERNYMFNLSLNKFGYLTGRSLTTFKKDFQKAFKSSPGKWLTKKRLELAHYQIFEKNIKPSDVYLNVGFENLSHFSFAFKKQFGYNPTTVPG, from the coding sequence ATGGAAGCATCAACTGCAAAAAATGTAGCGGAAGTATTTATTTCATGTAAAAAGGAAAAGCACTATAGCCGGGAGTTGATCCTGCCAAATCCCGCATTGGTTCGCGTAATTTCCGGTGAGGTAAGGATTGTTACGGCCGACAAGTTATATCAATTTTTCCCTGGTGATACCGTACTCATTCCCCGGAATCAGCTGGGCCGGATGAGCAAATTACCTCTGGATGGAGAACCATGTGTAGCAATTTCAATTGTATTCAGGCCCGATGTATTGCGGCAGTATTACCTGGCTCATCCCCTTATTAATAAAGCTTCTGATAATTCGCGAGAGATGTTACTGGAAGATCATCCCTTATTGGAAAGTCTTTTCAATTCCTTGACGCCTTACTTCAAACTTGCAGACGCGTTGCCAGCCGATCTGGCTGTTTTTAAAATGGAAGAGGCAATCCGTGTTCTCCGCGCTATTGACACCCGTGTTGATTGTTTGCTTGGCCAGTTTGAAGAACCTGGGAAAATCGATTTGGTAGATTTCATGGAGAGAAATTACATGTTTAACCTTTCGCTGAACAAATTCGGATACTTAACAGGCAGAAGCCTGACCACCTTTAAAAAAGATTTTCAAAAGGCATTTAAAAGTTCGCCTGGGAAATGGTTAACAAAAAAAAGGTTAGAACTGGCGCACTACCAAATATTTGAAAAAAATATAAAGCCTTCGGATGTTTATTTGAATGTTGGATTCGAAAATCTGTCACATTTTTCTTTTGCTTTTAAAAAGCAATTTGGATATAATCCCACCACAGTTCCTGGTTGA
- a CDS encoding ketopantoate reductase family protein, translated as MKSVMQSEENQSKHLYIIGNGVIAKALAVALIINGKSVTILRGTVEEKTSYCENIQVETADSTFEADVLISSINHFEKLDGIILLTNKSFGNQALAEKLKFRTNQSPIVFLQNGLHIENCFIDQHFNELYRCVLLATSQSVSKNKVRFKIVAPSPVGIIKGSDQILTDIVETLNTDIFSFRTETDIQPVIWKKVISNCVFNSICPLLETDNGVFQRNEAVLEIAKTVINECLSVAKENGINLTEDEVLQNVLSISKMSDGQKISTYQDILNQRETEIDTLNFAIAKAAELTNKVEVPVTTLLGELIKIKSELSRS; from the coding sequence ATGAAATCAGTAATGCAAAGTGAAGAAAATCAAAGTAAACATTTATACATTATCGGTAACGGAGTAATAGCAAAAGCACTGGCTGTTGCCTTGATTATCAATGGAAAATCCGTGACTATCCTTCGTGGAACAGTGGAGGAAAAAACTTCCTATTGTGAAAATATTCAGGTAGAAACCGCCGACAGTACCTTTGAAGCTGACGTGTTAATCAGTTCAATAAACCACTTTGAGAAGCTGGATGGAATCATATTGCTGACCAATAAATCTTTTGGAAATCAGGCACTTGCAGAGAAGCTCAAATTCAGGACAAATCAGTCTCCAATTGTCTTTTTACAAAATGGTCTTCACATTGAAAATTGTTTTATTGATCAGCATTTTAACGAGTTGTACAGATGTGTATTGCTGGCAACCAGTCAATCCGTGAGCAAAAATAAAGTACGTTTTAAAATTGTAGCACCTTCGCCTGTCGGGATTATTAAAGGATCGGATCAAATCCTGACTGATATTGTTGAAACATTAAATACAGACATTTTTTCTTTTCGGACAGAAACTGACATTCAACCGGTCATCTGGAAAAAGGTAATCAGCAACTGTGTTTTTAATTCTATTTGCCCTCTGCTGGAAACCGATAACGGTGTATTTCAAAGAAACGAAGCTGTATTGGAAATCGCCAAAACAGTAATTAACGAGTGTCTTAGTGTGGCGAAAGAAAATGGCATTAATTTGACCGAAGATGAAGTTTTACAAAATGTTCTTTCCATCAGCAAGATGTCGGACGGACAAAAGATATCGACTTATCAGGATATTTTGAACCAGCGGGAAACAGAAATTGATACCTTAAATTTTGCCATTGCCAAAGCAGCCGAACTAACAAACAAAGTTGAAGTCCCGGTGACAACGTTGTTGGGTGAATTAATCAAAATCAAGTCTGAGTTATCCAGATCATAA